One Nerophis ophidion isolate RoL-2023_Sa linkage group LG06, RoL_Noph_v1.0, whole genome shotgun sequence genomic region harbors:
- the kcna10a gene encoding potassium voltage-gated channel subfamily A member 10, which yields MDMALVDFGSLDDLEVGLDDEVDSEADETTVLTVDVPPEHDIPGGNYHLRTPQFSAPPSQPSPVPSCMWDSTSSTPLPFIQTLEVLHSPMLSPSLEGRSSRASMISNWKLLLSSEGTKESETIFSQLAKECCEDLFVDKRGLDDGDQKVIINIAGLRFETQLKTLDQFPDTLLGDPQKRMDYFDPMRNEYFFDRNRPSFDGILYYYQSGGKVRRPANVPLDVFTDEIIFYELGNDAMEQFREEEGFIKDVEIPLPNNDIYRQFWLLFEYPESSNAARGVALVSVLVIVISIIIFCVETLPEFRDDTDVVVSTATKPVNLSRAYTSMATPSFLPTIFSDPFFIIETACIAWFFFELLIRFLVCPSKRDFFHNLMNIIDIISIIPYFVTVVTELVTKPEESSGQNMSLAILRIIRLVRVFRIFKLSRHSKGLQILGQTLKASMRELGLLIFFLFIGVILFSSAIYFAEVDEPNTQFVSIPDGFWWAVVTMTTVGYGDMCPITLGGKMVGTLCAIAGVLTIALPVPVIVSNFNYFYHRENEAEDKLSLTDAVEEAMRAEMGTKQGSNNSLNKANGI from the coding sequence ATGGATATGGCCCTGGTAGACTTTGGGAGTCTGGATGACCTTGAAGTCGGCCTTGATGATGAGGTGGACTCTGAGGCTGATGAGACCACAGTGCTTACTGTGGACGTACCCCCAGAGCACGACATCCCAGGCGGAAACTACCACCTGCGTACACCGCAATTTTCCGCCCCGCCATCCCAGCCGAGTCCTGTTCCCTCATGTATGTGGGATTCCACCTCGTCGACCCCCCTCCCATTTATACAGACACTGGAAGTACTCCATTCCCCGATGCTAAGTCCGAGCTTAGAGGGAAGAAGTAGCCGTGCCAGTATGATCTCCAATTGGAAGTTGCTGCTAAGCAGTGAGGGCACCAAGGAAAGTGAGACCATCTTCAGCCAACTTGCTAAGGAGTGCTGTGAGGACCTTTTTGTCGATAAAAGAGGGCTGGACGACGGAGACCAGAAAGTTATTATTAACATTGCCGGTCTTCGCTTTGAGACACAGCTAAAAACATTAGACCAGTTTCCTGATACGCTTCTCGGAGACCCTCAGAAGAGAATGGACTACTTTGATCCAATGAGGAACGAGTATTTCTTTGATAGGAACCGACCCAGTTTTGATGGGATCTTGTATTACTACCAGTCCGGGGGTAAGGTCAGACGTCCTGCAAACGTGCCTCTGGATGTATTTACAGATGAAATCATATTTTATGAGCTTGGAAATGACGCCATGGAGCAGTTTAGAGAAGAAGAAGGATTCATTAAGGATGTTGAGATCCCTCTGCCTAATAATGATATCTATAGACAATTCTGGCTGTTGTTTGAGTATCCAGAAAGTTCCAATGCAGCCCGGGGTGTTGCATTGGTCTCCGTGCTAGTTATAGTTATATCCATCATTATTTTCTGCGTGGAAACACTGCCAGAATTCAGAGATGACACTGACGTTGTCGTGTCCACGGCTACAAAGCCAGTCAACCTATCCAGAGCTTACACTTCTATGGCGACGCCTAGTTTCTTACCCACTATTTTCTCGGACCCATTTTTCATTATTGAGACTGCCTGCATTGCTTGGTTCTTCTTTGAACTGCTTATAAGATTTTTGGTCTGTCCAAGCAAAAGAGATTTTTTCCACAATCTCATGAACATTATTGATATCATATCCATCATTCCGTATTTTGTCACTGTGGTGACAGAACTGGTCACAAAACCAGAAGAGAGTTCTGGACAGAATATGTCTTTGGCCATTCTACGGATTATCCGTCTGGTCAGAGTCTTTCGTATTTTTAAACTCTCGCGCCACTCCAAGGGTTTGCAGATTCTAGGACAGACCCTCAAGGCTAGCATGCGTGAACTTGGCTtactcatcttcttcctctttatTGGAGTCATCCTTTTCTCCAGCGCTATCTACTTTGCTGAAGTAGATGAGCCTAACACACAGTTTGTCAGCATACCGGATGGCTTTTGGTGGGCAGTAGTAACTATGACTACTGTAGGCTACGGGGACATGTGCCCTATCACCCTGGGGGGTAAAATGGTCGGCACCTTGTGCGCCATTGCTGGCGTACTGACCATCGCTCTACCTGTTCCTGTAATTGTCTCCAATTTCAACTATTTTTATCACAGAGAGAATGAAGCAGAAGACAAGCTGTCCTTGACAGATGCAGTTGAGGAAGCCATGAGGGCTGAAATGGGTACAAAACAGGGGAGTAACAATTCACTCAATAAGGCCAATGGTATCTGA